A genomic segment from Spinacia oleracea cultivar Varoflay chromosome 3, BTI_SOV_V1, whole genome shotgun sequence encodes:
- the LOC130469187 gene encoding uncharacterized protein isoform X2, producing the protein MEKVGGRGLKTSRNFKMIEKLTGKLDAAGYISNELQSETKHARGNSRMNEPLVARSCLFGLMLVWKSFSDIEVRDALLCIEKLFFVLLKVLVPTLVICIIVALGSCHSYADLKVFFLLFF; encoded by the exons ATGGAGAAAGTTGGTGGTCGAGGTTTAAAAACTTCCAGGAATTTCAAGATGATCGAGAAGCTTACTGGGAAACTTGATGCAGCAG GATACATTTCCAATGAACTACAG TCTGAAACCAAGCATGCTCGGGGTAATAGTCGGATGAATGAGCCCCTGGTTGCTCGCTCGTGCCTGTTTGGTCTTATGCTTGTTTGGAAGAGCTTCTCGGATATCGAAGTACGAGATGCGTTGCTCTGTATTGaaaaacttttttttgttttactcaAGGTGCTTGTGCCCACATTAGTAATATGCATTATTGTCGCTTTAGGATCTTGTCACAGTTATGCAGACCTTAAAGttttttttctactttttttttaa
- the LOC130469187 gene encoding uncharacterized protein isoform X1 — MEKVGGRGLKTSRNFKMIEKLTGKLDAAVKALRGVVVAGYISNELQSETKHARGNSRMNEPLVARSCLFGLMLVWKSFSDIEVRDALLCIEKLFFVLLKVLVPTLVICIIVALGSCHSYADLKVFFLLFF; from the exons ATGGAGAAAGTTGGTGGTCGAGGTTTAAAAACTTCCAGGAATTTCAAGATGATCGAGAAGCTTACTGGGAAACTTGATGCAGCAG TTAAAGCTTTACGTGGTGTTGTTGTTGCAGGATACATTTCCAATGAACTACAG TCTGAAACCAAGCATGCTCGGGGTAATAGTCGGATGAATGAGCCCCTGGTTGCTCGCTCGTGCCTGTTTGGTCTTATGCTTGTTTGGAAGAGCTTCTCGGATATCGAAGTACGAGATGCGTTGCTCTGTATTGaaaaacttttttttgttttactcaAGGTGCTTGTGCCCACATTAGTAATATGCATTATTGTCGCTTTAGGATCTTGTCACAGTTATGCAGACCTTAAAGttttttttctactttttttttaa